GTATCGTCTACCGCGCCCGCTGAACCAGGCGCGCGGTGTCGCCGTGGCGGGTTATGCGATGGCCCGCCCGACGCACGACCGCCCCGTCCCGGTCGCCGGAACCCAGCAGGGCTTAGCCCGGCCCCTTCAGATCGAAGGCGAGCTCGTCGCCGTCGACATAGACCCGCACCGAGCCGCCATTGGCCAGTGTGCCGAATAGCAGCTCGTTGGCCAACGGCTTCTTGATGTGGCTCTGGATCACCCGCGCCATCGGCCGGGCGCCCATCTGCCGGTCATAACCGCGCTCGGCGAGCCAGGCCCGTGCATCGGCATCCACCGTCAGCACCACCCGCTTCTCCACCAACTGCTGCTCCAGGGCGAAGATGAACTTGTCGACGACGTTGGCGATGATATCCGGCGAGAGCGCACGGAATTGGACGACAGCGTCGAGCCGGTTGCGGAACTCCGGCGTGAAGTAGCGCCGCAGCGCCTCGATCCCGTCGCTCGAGTGGTCCTGCTCGGCAAAACCGATCGAGCGCCGACTCGTCTCCTCGGCGCCAGCGTTCGTGGTCATCACCAGCACCACATTGCGAAAGTCCGCCTTGCGGCCGTTGTTGTCGGTCAGGGACCCATGGTCCATCACCTGCAAGAGCAGGTTGAAGACGTCGGGATGAGCCTTCTCGATCTCGTCGAGCAGCAGGACCGCATGCGGGTGCTTGGTGATCGCCTCGGTCAGGAGCCCGCCCTGATCGAAGCCGACGTACCCCGGGGGGGCACCGATCAGGCGTGAGACCGTGTGCCGTTCCATGTACTCGGACATGTCGAAGCGGACCAGCTCCATGCTTAGGATGCGCGCGAGCTGGCGGGTCACCTCGGTCTTGCCGACGCCGGTCGGGCCGGTAAAGAGCAGCGAGCCGATCGGGCGCTCCTCAGTGCCGAGGCCCGAGCGGCTCATGCGGATGGCGGCCGTCAGGGCGTCGATGGCCTCGTCTTGGCCGAATACCACCATCTTGAGGTCGCGATCGAGGTTCTTCAGCGCCTCGGTGTCCGACATGGAGACCTTGCGCGGCGGGATCCGGGCGATCTTGGCGACGATCGCCTCGACGTCGGCGACGTCGATGCGCTTCTTGCGCTTGCTCGCCGGGCGTAGCTGGACGTTCGCGCCGGCCTCGTCGATGACGTCGATCGCCTTGTCAGGCAGGTGACGGTCGTTGATGTATTTGGCCGACAACTCGGCGGCCGCGCGCAAGGCAGGCTGCGTGTAGGTCACCTGATGATGGCTCTCGAAGCGCGCGCGCAGGCCCTTGAGGATCTCGACCGTCTCTTCGACGGATGGCTCCAGGATGTCGATCTTCTGAAACCGCCGAGCGAGTGCCCGATCCTTCTCGAAGATCCCGCGGTACTCCTGATAGGTCGTCGAGCCGATACAGCGCAGTTCGCCCGAGGCCAGCACCGGCTTGATCAGGTTCGAGGCGTCCATGACGCCGCCCGAGGCGGCACCGGCGCCGATGATGGTGTGGATCTCGTCGATGAACAGGACCGCATTCGGCTGACGCCGCAGTTGGGCGAGCACCGCCTTGAGGCGCTTCTCGAAGTCGCCGCGGTACTTGGTCCCGGCCACCAAGCCGCCGAGGTCCAGGGCATAGACGACGGCATCGGCGAGGACCTCGGGCACCTCCTTGTCGACGATCTTCTTCGCCAGGCCCTCGGCGATGGCCGTCTTGCCCACCCCGGCCTCGCCGACGAGCAGCGGGTTGTTCTTGCGCCGCCGGCAGAGGATCTGAAGGGTGCGCTCGAGCTCAAGCCCGCGGCCGATCAGCGGATCGATCCGCCCCTGGCGGGCCAACTCGTTGAGATTGGACGCGAAGCTATCGAGCGGGCTCGATGACTCCTTCTCGTCGCCGCGCGCCTCCTCGGCCTCCCCTTGCAGGTCCTCGTCCGGGTTCTCCCCCGGCACCTTTGAGATCCCGTGCGAGATGAAGTTCACGACATCGAGACGCGTGATGCTCTGCTGATTGAGTAGGTAGACGGCCTGCGAGTCCTGCTCGCTGAACAGGGCGACGAGCACATTGGCACCCGTCACTTCCTTCTTGCCGGCCGACTGGACGTGAAAGACCGCCCGCTGCAAGACCCGCTGAAAGCCGAGCGTCGGCTGCGTCTCGCGCTTGTCGCCGGCTGGTATCAAGGGCGTCGTCTCGTCGATGAACTGGACGATCTCCTTGCGCAGGCGCTCGGCGTCCGCTCCGCAGGCCCGCAGCACCTTGGCCGCTGTCGGATTATCCAGCAGCGACAATAGCATATGCTCGACCGTCATATACTCGTGTTGGTTCTCGCGGGCCTGCTTGTAGGCCTGATTGAGAGTGAATTCGAGCTCTTTACTTAGCATTGCCTGAGACCGTGCTGGATTGACCGAGTATGGGGCCCTTCGAAAAATTCCAGGGGCCCGCGGGGCAAGGATGCCCCGCCATTTTCAGTCGCCTAAGCGACTAAAAATGAAGCGAAGCGGGAATCGCATCTTCGCTTCGCGTCCTGCAAAGATTGCCTGGATGGCAATCTTTCAACGCCCCCTACGGGCGAAAATTAGGCCTCTTCCATAGTGCACATCAATGGGTGCTGATGGCTGCGAGAAAAGTCGTTGACCTGCATCACCTTGGTCTCGGCGATCTCGCGAGTAAAGACCCCGCAGACCCCGACCCCGCGCGTATGCACATGCAACATGATCTGAGTGGCCTTCTCCCGATTCATCGCAAAAAAGGTCTCCAAGACCTGCACCACGAAATCCATCGGCGTGTAGTCGTCGTTGAGCAGCAGAACCTTGAACATGGGCGGCCGGCGTAGCTTCGGCTTTGCCTCCTCGACCGAGACGCCCGAGTCTCGCTCGTCGTCGAACTGATGATCACTCATGGCTCACTGATTACGTCGTGCGTCGTGTTCGCTGTCGGCTGCCGCTCTCCCAAGACGCTACGTCGACGCGACGCATTTGGGACGGGCCTCCTCGTCGACGCCGCCAGATTGGCGGCGCATCCTTCGTTGCAATGTGTTGGCGACGCAAGCCAACTTCCACTCGGTTCACACATCGTCGGCATCTTCACCCCGAATTGAATGAATGGTCGCACCGCGTCCGTCTCGTGAAGACACAGGGTTTGACCAACAAAATCAGATTACTATACTTTTCAAGTATGACGCAGTTTGGCTGCGTCGAGTCCCGCACGTCGGGCAAAGGCATCTCGGGGATCCCGATCTCGACAGGTGCCCGTGCGGGCCAGGGATGCTTTGCCAACTCCCCATCGCTCAGTGATGGGCGCGTAGCCGAGGGCAGCTCGCCCTTCGCTGCGCACCTTGGAGGATCGTCCGGACGACGGTCGTTCGAGATACCTTGGAAGAAAAAAAGCGGCCGCCAGATTGCGGCAATTTTGGAGGAGTACGTCTAATGATCACTGGTATTGTCAAGTGGTTCAACAATGCCAAGGGCTATGGCTTTGTCAAGCCCGACGGGCGGGAGGAAGATGTTTTCGTCCATTTCTCGGCGATCGACATGGACGGATACAAGACCCTGCGCGAGGGGCAGAAGGTCGAATTCGAGGTCACCCAGGGACCGAAAGGGCTGCATGCGGCCAAGGTCTACCGCGTCTTCTAACTTCCAGCGGCCACCCCTGCACCCCTCGTCATCGATCGAGGGACCCATTTCGCGCCGGATGTCGTGACGGCTACGGCGCGTTTCAACCCTATCATTTCGCCGGCCCAGGCCGCTCGAGGTCGATCGCCCATTCGCCTCGCTGAAATTCAACGCCCAGACCTCCCAACGGCGCGGCACCCGCAGGTGGACTCGATTCAGGATACTGGATCCCGCCGGCACTGCGAACAAAGACTCGACGGCGGCTCGGATCTCCTCGCAGTCGGCCGGGTTCTGGAGCTTGTCGTCGACAATGTTTCAATCTCTACCCCGAGGGCGTCGAAGCCATTACCCTAGTATTCTGACCGAGCGGCGCCTGGGCACCCCTGCCGAACCGCCCGACCCGATCAACAGCCGAACACCAGAACGATGACCCCTGCCCCGCACCCCCAGAACGCTTCGCCCGCCGGCGAGACCGTCGTCGTCGGCCTCTCCGGCGGGGTTGACTCGGCCGTCGCGGCCCTGCGGCTCCTCGAGCAGGGCTATGACGTCCACGGGCTCTTCATGAAGAACTGGGAGGAGGACGACGACGCCGATTACTGCGCGGCCGCCGCCGACCTGGCCGATGCCCGCGCCGTCGCCGAACACCTGGGAATCAGGCTGCACACGGCGAACTTCGCAGCCGAGTACTGGGACCGGGTCTTCACCCACTTCCTCGCCGAATACCGCGCCGGGCGGACACCCAATCCCGATGTGCTTTGCAACAGGGAAATCAAGTTTCAGGCGTTCCTTGACCATGCGTTATGGCTGGGTGCCGACCGCATCGCCACCGGCCACTATGCCCGCCTCGCGCTGGATGAAGACGGCGCCCGGCTACACCTGTGCGCCGACCCGGACAAGGACCAGACCTATTTCCTTTACCTACTGAACCAGGAACAGCTGCGCCACAGCCGCTTCCCGCTGGCCGACCTGACCAAGGCCGAGGTGCGGCGAATCGCCCGCCACGCCGGCCTTGCCAACGCCGCGAAGAAGGACAGTACCGGCATCTGCTTCATCGGCGAACGCCGCTTCCGCGACTTTCTGGCCCGCTATCTGCCACCGACACCTGGCCCAATCGAGACTCCAGAGGGGCGCGTCCTCGGCGAACATCGCGGAGTGGCCTACTACACGATCGGCCAGCGCCAAGGACTCGGCATCGGCGGCCTGGCCGATGGCGACGAGGCACCCTGGTTCGTCGCCCGCAAGGAACCTGTGCGCAATGCCCTCATTGTCGTCCAGGGGGGCGAGCACCCACTGCTGATGAGCCACGAGGTCGAGGGCACCCAGCTGCATTGGATCGCCGGACATCCACCAGGCCCCTTGCCGTACCCGTGCCGGGCACGACTGAGACACCGTCAAGCGCTGCAGGATTGCCAGCTCCTGAGTTACGATGGATCGACGTGCCGGGTGGCGTTCGAGCACCCCCAACGCGCCGTGACCCCAGGCCAGTCGATCGTGCTCTATCGCGACGACGAATGCCTCGGCGGAGCCGTCATCGCGCAGGCAGCTTGACAAGCTTTCAGGAGAGGAACGGATGGCTTACAGCGATCGGGACCGGCTCATCGCCCTGGCCGGCATCTATCAGGCGGTCCACTGCGTGGTACGCATCGCACGCCAGGGCTCGGTGGACACCGCGGCCGTCGAACCATGTCTCTTCAGCCTCTTTCAGGTCGATGCCGACACCGTCGCCAGCGTCTTCGGACCACCCGGGGCAGTCTCGGTCGGCGCTCGCCAGATCGTGGAGCAGATGACGAGCCAGTCCGAACGCGATATGGAACTGACCCGCTACGTCATTACGCTGATCAAGCTCGAGCAGCGCCTCGCCGCCCGACGCGACCTGCTCGCCGCGATCCGCGCCGGCATCGACGAGGCGACCGTCATGCTCGAGCGCCGCAGCCTCCTCGATCCGGCCATCTTCGCCCCTATCGCCGACCTCTATGCCAAGACGATCAGCTCCCTGCAACCGCGGATCATGGTGCGCGGCGAGCCACTCCACCTGAACAACCAGGACAACCAGAACCGCATCCGCGCCCTGTTGCTCGCCGGCATCCGCAGCGCGATGCTCTGGCGCCAAACCGGCGGCAGCCGCTGGCAGATCCTTTTCGGCCGGCGTCGGCTCTTCGGGGAGGCGCAGGCCTATCTCAGACAGCCAGCGATGCACGATCAGTGAGCGCCGGCCAGGCTCGCGCGCCGTAGCAACTTTTCACCGAGCCAGTGAGCGCGATTCGCGTAAAGACTCGGCCCGGTTCCAACGACTTCAACCTGAACGGGGCAGACGATGATCGGCCTCGCTGGTGCGGCGTCGCGTTGCCGCTTGCCATCGGTTAAGGGTTCGTGACAACCTAGCTGGCAATGGGGGTCTCGCCCAGCGTCGTCGTTGCGGAGTCATTCTGCGGCACAAACCGGACCCATTGAGCCACTCTGGATCAGGATGGAATTATGAAGTGTAGTTCGGATCGAGACAGTTCTGCGTGGGCCTTCCTCATGGTGGCCTTTATCGCCACCATCGTCACCTTCGTCACCTGGCTGACCCTTTCGCTGACCGATGTCGGCCGGAATGAACAGATCGGCGCCAGCGCCCTCGTCTTCTTCGCCGTCGGCGGCACTCTGGTGCATTACGTATTGAGCTGCATGCGGCGCCACCGTACCCAGACCGGCCAGGCGCGGCAGTAACCGCGACACGCCAACCTCAGCGGGCGAACGTCACCCGGTCACGCAGATAGACGGGCATCGCCGCCTCTGCCGCGACCCCGGCGCCGTCGGCAAACAACCCCACGGCGAGGTGGGCGACGTCTTGGGCCTCACAGACGACCTCGGCAAACTCCCCGACCAAGCGTCCTGCGAGACGCGCGTGCAGGGCCTCGCGATAGGCCTGCCAACCGCTGCCGACGCCGTGCCAGCCGGCCCCTGCCGGCATTGGCACCGCCTCTGGTACCAGGACGGCCTCCTCGCCTTCGAGCCGCGCGTCCCCCTCCGCGGCAATCCGATAAGCCCCCCAATAGACCTGATCCATGCGCGCGTCGACGGCCACGAGACAGTGTCGCGCACCGTGCAGACGGAAGGCGCCCCGGGCCGTCGCCGCCAAGGTCGAGACGGGGACCACCGGCAGGTCGGCGCCGAAGGCCGCGCCCTGGACGACGGCGGTCGCGATCCGCACGCCGGTGAAGGATCCCGGACCGCGGCCAAAGGCCAGCGCGTCGAGTCCAGCGAGGCGCACCCCCGCCTCGGCCAGCAACTCTTCGGCCATCCCCAGCACCAATTCGCCGTGGCGGCGCGGCACCCGTTGGAGACGCTGGCGCAGATCGCCGTCGCACCAGAGTGCGACCGAGCAGGCCTCGCCGGAGGTATCGAAGGCCAGAAGCTTCATCGGGCTGTCACCTGTTCTGCGTTCATCGCCGAAAGCCCTAGCCAGCTCGGTCGAGCTCGGATGGATCGCCCGTTGCAGGACCCGCGCCGGACGAGCCGCCGAAGAAGGCCGCGACATGGGCCGGATCGCGCGTACGGGCCATCGGCGGCAGGCTTTCGAGAAATCGCCGCCCATAGGAGCGTGCCAGCAGGCGCGGATCGCAGACGACGAGGGCACCGCGGTCGGTGACGTCGCGAATCAGTCGTCCGGCGCCCTGCTTGAGCGCGATGACCGCCTGCGGCAATTGGAAATCCTGAAACGGGTTGCCGCCGCGACGGCGGAGCGCATCGATGCGTGCGGCCATGACCGGGTCGCCGGGCGAGGCGAACGGCAGCTTGTCGATCAGCACGCACGAGAGCGCCTCGCCGCGTACGTCGACCCCCTCCCAGAAGCTCGCGCTGCCGAGCAGCACGGCGTTGCCGAGTTGCGAAAAACGTGCGACCAGCTCGGCGCGTGGGGCACTACCCTGGACGAGCAGCGGAAACGGCAGCCGCGTCTCGAGCAAGGCCGCCGCTTCGCGCAGTGCCCGGTGACTCGTGAAGAGCAGGAAGGCCCGGCCACGGCTGAGCGTCAGCACCTCGACGGCCAGCTCGACGACGGCGCGCGTGTAGTCGTGCGATGAAGGATCCGGCAGCCCGGTCGGAACGTACCAGAGGGCCTGGCGGGGATAGTCGAATGGGCTCTCCCAGCGTTCCGTGCGCGGCTCCGGGATGCCGAGCCGGCGGATGAAGTGGCCGAAGTCGTCACCGACCGCCAAGGTCGCCGACGTGAAGATCCAGGCCACACGGCCCCGGGCGAACTGCGTTTCGAACTGGTTCGCGACCTCCAGCGGCGTTTGGTGCAGGCGAAGACCGCGGCCCTGGGTCTCGAACCAGCGCACGTCCTCGCCGCCACCGCTGCTCAAGGCCGTGAGGCGCTCGGAGAGCTCGGCGCAACGCGCGAGGCAGCTGTCGAGCCCCTTGCCGCGACCGGCGAGGGCATCGAGATTCTGCCTCAGCCCATCGAGGCAGCCGGCGAGACGTTCCAATGCGGCGACGATCGCCCGGTCCGCCTCGAGCGCCTGCCAAGGACCGCGTCGGTCGGCCTCGCCCAACGCGAGACGCAATCCCTGTACGGCGCCGCGCAACTCGCCAGCAGCGCCGTACAGGGCCGGGGTGTCGCTCGCCTCGCGGCGCTGTTCGAGCTCGACGTCGCGAGCCAGGTCCATCAACTGGCGACCGCTCAGCGACAGCCCGAAGAAGCCGCTGGCGATCTCAGGCAACTGGTGGGCCTCATCGACGATGACACAGTCGACCCCGGGCAGGATCTCGCCGAAGCCCTCGTCTTTGAGGGCCAGGTCCGCGCAGAGCAAATGGTGATTGACGACGACCAGGTCTGCCTCCTGGGCCCGCCGACGGGCCTCGACCAGATGGCAACCACCCCAGTCTGGGCAGTCCTGGCCGAGGCAGTTGTCGCTGGTCGAGGTGACGGTCGGCCAGATGCGCGCCTCTTCCGGCAAACCGGCCTCGGCGATGTCGCCGCGCCGGGTGACCACCGCCCACTCCTGCACTCTTGCGAGCTCGTCGTGCCACTGCGGGTCGACGAGGCGCTCGTCCTGCTCGGCGGCCTTGAGGCGATAGCGGCACAGATAGTTGGCCCGGCCCTTGAGCAGGGCGATGTCGACCGGTCGGTGGAGCAGCTTGCGGATGCGCGGCAGATCGCGGTGGAAGAGCTGGTCCTGAAGGTTACGGGTGCCAGTGGAGATTAGCACCTTGCGTCCCGAGAGCAGCGCCGGCACGAGATAGGCGAAGGTCTTGCCCGTGCCCGTGCCTGCCTCGCAGACCAGGACCCCGCCGTCGGCCAGGGTCTCGGCGACGGCCTCGGCCATGGCCTCCTGCTGGGAACGGTAGCCGAAGCCCGGCAGGTGTTCGCAAAGAAGGCCGTCCGGACCGAGGATGGCAGCGAGATCATCCATCGCTCAGCGCGATCGGGCGAACACGGGTGAACGACCGGCCGGTGGCCGGGCACACTGCACCATCAGCCGCCGCGGGCCAGGCGATCCGCTTCGGCGGCACCGGCCATATCGCCGGCGCTGCGCCGGGCGACGGCGATCATGGCCCAATTATCCCGCTTGAGACTCGACTGGCCGCCGGCCAGCGCATTCGAGCGCGCCGCCAGATTGCCTGCCTGGCTGATCAGACCCTGCTCGAGACGCACCCGCGCCAGCCGATTCCAGAGATAGGCCGACTGTGGGTCGATGCGCAGCGCCCGCTCTAGCGACGCGGCCGCCCCGGCGTAGTCGCGAGCTCCACGCTGGCTCTCGGCCTGATGCATCAGGCTGTCCGCAGCCGGCGGTAGCTCGGAGGCCTGGGCGACATCCGGCACCGACGGCGGCGCAGCCGAGGCGATCTGGGTCGGCCCGCTCGTCGTTGCCGAGTCGACGGCTTCGGGCAGCGTACCCAGCCCATTAGGACCCTCGGCAACTGGGGCCTCGGCAGCGGGCGTCTCGGCGATCGTGCTCGGCTCCTGATAGGCATAGACGGAGGCGCCCTCCGGCCCAGCCGGCTGAGGGGGCGGTACTTGCATCTGAGGTGTTGTCGGAGCGCTGACGATCGGGGCTGGGGGCCCAGTGCGTGTCGTCGTGGCGCAGGCGGTGAGTCCGGCAACGGCGAGACAGAGGATGGCGGTTCGAATCATGGCGGACCTCAGAATCCTGGCAGAAACATGTTCTTTCCGTGGGAATGCCGCCAAGAGGGCTGCTCGGGTTCGGCATGCGCCCGCTGCGGCTTCGCGGTCGACTCGGCACTTGGCGCGGCGGCCCCGCAAGCGGACCTGGCGGTCGGAA
This portion of the Thioflavicoccus mobilis 8321 genome encodes:
- a CDS encoding ATP-dependent DNA helicase, encoding MDDLAAILGPDGLLCEHLPGFGYRSQQEAMAEAVAETLADGGVLVCEAGTGTGKTFAYLVPALLSGRKVLISTGTRNLQDQLFHRDLPRIRKLLHRPVDIALLKGRANYLCRYRLKAAEQDERLVDPQWHDELARVQEWAVVTRRGDIAEAGLPEEARIWPTVTSTSDNCLGQDCPDWGGCHLVEARRRAQEADLVVVNHHLLCADLALKDEGFGEILPGVDCVIVDEAHQLPEIASGFFGLSLSGRQLMDLARDVELEQRREASDTPALYGAAGELRGAVQGLRLALGEADRRGPWQALEADRAIVAALERLAGCLDGLRQNLDALAGRGKGLDSCLARCAELSERLTALSSGGGEDVRWFETQGRGLRLHQTPLEVANQFETQFARGRVAWIFTSATLAVGDDFGHFIRRLGIPEPRTERWESPFDYPRQALWYVPTGLPDPSSHDYTRAVVELAVEVLTLSRGRAFLLFTSHRALREAAALLETRLPFPLLVQGSAPRAELVARFSQLGNAVLLGSASFWEGVDVRGEALSCVLIDKLPFASPGDPVMAARIDALRRRGGNPFQDFQLPQAVIALKQGAGRLIRDVTDRGALVVCDPRLLARSYGRRFLESLPPMARTRDPAHVAAFFGGSSGAGPATGDPSELDRAG
- the clpA gene encoding ATP-dependent Clp protease ATP-binding subunit ClpA gives rise to the protein MLSKELEFTLNQAYKQARENQHEYMTVEHMLLSLLDNPTAAKVLRACGADAERLRKEIVQFIDETTPLIPAGDKRETQPTLGFQRVLQRAVFHVQSAGKKEVTGANVLVALFSEQDSQAVYLLNQQSITRLDVVNFISHGISKVPGENPDEDLQGEAEEARGDEKESSSPLDSFASNLNELARQGRIDPLIGRGLELERTLQILCRRRKNNPLLVGEAGVGKTAIAEGLAKKIVDKEVPEVLADAVVYALDLGGLVAGTKYRGDFEKRLKAVLAQLRRQPNAVLFIDEIHTIIGAGAASGGVMDASNLIKPVLASGELRCIGSTTYQEYRGIFEKDRALARRFQKIDILEPSVEETVEILKGLRARFESHHQVTYTQPALRAAAELSAKYINDRHLPDKAIDVIDEAGANVQLRPASKRKKRIDVADVEAIVAKIARIPPRKVSMSDTEALKNLDRDLKMVVFGQDEAIDALTAAIRMSRSGLGTEERPIGSLLFTGPTGVGKTEVTRQLARILSMELVRFDMSEYMERHTVSRLIGAPPGYVGFDQGGLLTEAITKHPHAVLLLDEIEKAHPDVFNLLLQVMDHGSLTDNNGRKADFRNVVLVMTTNAGAEETSRRSIGFAEQDHSSDGIEALRRYFTPEFRNRLDAVVQFRALSPDIIANVVDKFIFALEQQLVEKRVVLTVDADARAWLAERGYDRQMGARPMARVIQSHIKKPLANELLFGTLANGGSVRVYVDGDELAFDLKGPG
- the clpS gene encoding ATP-dependent Clp protease adapter ClpS, coding for MSDHQFDDERDSGVSVEEAKPKLRRPPMFKVLLLNDDYTPMDFVVQVLETFFAMNREKATQIMLHVHTRGVGVCGVFTREIAETKVMQVNDFSRSHQHPLMCTMEEA
- the cspD gene encoding cold shock domain-containing protein CspD codes for the protein MITGIVKWFNNAKGYGFVKPDGREEDVFVHFSAIDMDGYKTLREGQKVEFEVTQGPKGLHAAKVYRVF
- the tsaB gene encoding tRNA (adenosine(37)-N6)-threonylcarbamoyltransferase complex dimerization subunit type 1 TsaB; amino-acid sequence: MKLLAFDTSGEACSVALWCDGDLRQRLQRVPRRHGELVLGMAEELLAEAGVRLAGLDALAFGRGPGSFTGVRIATAVVQGAAFGADLPVVPVSTLAATARGAFRLHGARHCLVAVDARMDQVYWGAYRIAAEGDARLEGEEAVLVPEAVPMPAGAGWHGVGSGWQAYREALHARLAGRLVGEFAEVVCEAQDVAHLAVGLFADGAGVAAEAAMPVYLRDRVTFAR
- the hflD gene encoding high frequency lysogenization protein HflD, giving the protein MAYSDRDRLIALAGIYQAVHCVVRIARQGSVDTAAVEPCLFSLFQVDADTVASVFGPPGAVSVGARQIVEQMTSQSERDMELTRYVITLIKLEQRLAARRDLLAAIRAGIDEATVMLERRSLLDPAIFAPIADLYAKTISSLQPRIMVRGEPLHLNNQDNQNRIRALLLAGIRSAMLWRQTGGSRWQILFGRRRLFGEAQAYLRQPAMHDQ
- a CDS encoding tetratricopeptide repeat protein, whose translation is MQVPPPQPAGPEGASVYAYQEPSTIAETPAAEAPVAEGPNGLGTLPEAVDSATTSGPTQIASAAPPSVPDVAQASELPPAADSLMHQAESQRGARDYAGAAASLERALRIDPQSAYLWNRLARVRLEQGLISQAGNLAARSNALAGGQSSLKRDNWAMIAVARRSAGDMAGAAEADRLARGG
- the mnmA gene encoding tRNA 2-thiouridine(34) synthase MnmA, which translates into the protein MTPAPHPQNASPAGETVVVGLSGGVDSAVAALRLLEQGYDVHGLFMKNWEEDDDADYCAAAADLADARAVAEHLGIRLHTANFAAEYWDRVFTHFLAEYRAGRTPNPDVLCNREIKFQAFLDHALWLGADRIATGHYARLALDEDGARLHLCADPDKDQTYFLYLLNQEQLRHSRFPLADLTKAEVRRIARHAGLANAAKKDSTGICFIGERRFRDFLARYLPPTPGPIETPEGRVLGEHRGVAYYTIGQRQGLGIGGLADGDEAPWFVARKEPVRNALIVVQGGEHPLLMSHEVEGTQLHWIAGHPPGPLPYPCRARLRHRQALQDCQLLSYDGSTCRVAFEHPQRAVTPGQSIVLYRDDECLGGAVIAQAA